The Deltaproteobacteria bacterium genomic interval CGGCTATCCACGTGGTCCGCAGAGCTCTGAAGTTCTCTTACCGCGACCGTCGCGCAAGGAAAGGTGATTTCCGTCAGCTGTGGATCGTTCGCATTAATGCCGCTGCACGCGCAGCCGGTATGAAGTATTCAGAATTTATGTTTGGCTTGAAAAAGCGCGGCATCACCCTGGATAGGTCGGTTTTGGCTGAACTGGCTCTACACGATGAAACGGCGTTTTCGAAGTTAGTTCAGGAAGCTAAAACAGCTCTGGCTAAGTAAGATCTGCTGTTAGCTTAAAACAAAGCGCCCGGCCTTGGTTAAGGCCGGGCGCTTTTGTTTAAACACTGCTCATATCTTTAGCTCATGCCAAGGAATGGCGGTCCCGTCGGGATTCGAACCCAAAACGCCGCCTTCGGAGGGCGGAATGATATCCTTTTCACCACGGAACCATACAACCCATCCATGAGTTGCCGATCCCATGTACCAGTCAGACTGCTAATTGACAAGGTCTAAATGCTGTTTTTCCTGTGTTTTCCGTTGTTAAGAGGTCTATGATGGAGTTCGAGGTAAGGGAGGCGCGCCAATGGCAGAGAAATACAAAACCGGAGCGAAAAACCTTAGTGACTGGACTTCGCAAGCTTCTAAAGAGGTTGGAGTTGACGTCGCTACCATAAAGGCAAGCAACACACCAGCCGGCATTGAAATCAAAAAACTATATACCGAAGCCGATCTTAAGGGCGTGGAGCATCTTGATACATTGCCTGGTTTCGCTCCTTTTACCCGTGGGCCGCGGGCCACTATGTATACCGTTCACCCTTGGACGTTACGTCAATACGCAGGATTTTCGACTGCAGAGGAATCGAATGCCTTCTACCGCAAGAACCTTGCGGCAGGTCAAAAGGGACTCAGCGTTGCTTTCGATTTAGCAACCCATCGTGGATACGACTCCGATCATCCTAGGGTGGTCGGCGATGTGGGAAAAGCAGGAGTCGCTATTGACTCCGTCGAAGATATGAAGATTTTGTTCGACGGCATACCGCTTGGCGACATGAGCGTTTCAATGACAATGAACGGTGCTGTTCTCCCTGTCATGGCCGCCTATATCGTCGCGGCTGAGGAGCAAGGAGTTCACCAAGCTGACCTCAAAGGCACCATTCAAAACGACATCCTCAAAGAGTATATGGTGCGAAACACCTACATCTACCCTCCGGAGCCCTCTATCAGGATCGTAGCCGACATTATTGAGTATACCAGTAAGTCGATGCCAAAATTTAACAGCATAAGCATCAGTGGCTATCACATGCAGGAGGCTGGAGCCGACTCGGCTTTGGAATTAGCGTTCACTCTTGCAGACGGTATCGAATACGTCAGAACTGCACTAGCAAGAGGTCTCAGTGTTGATCAGTTCGCTCCGCGACTCTCCTTCTTCTTCGGCACTGGCATGAACTTTTTCATGGAGATCGCCAAGCTTCGCGCAGCCAGAACCCTTTGGCATGAGCTCATGCTGCAATTTCAGCCGAAAGACCCTCGTTCATCGATACTCCGCACCCATTGCCAAACATCTGGCTATTCACTCACTGAACAAGACCCGTACAATAATATCATTAGGACTACCGTCGAGGCCATGGCAGCGGTACTAGGGGGCACCCAGTCTCTGCACACTAACGCTTTCGACGAAGCCATCGCCCTGCCATCGGCGTTTTCGGCTCATTTAGCGCGCAATACGCAGCTTATACTGCAGCACGAAACCGACCTGACCACCACGGTAGATCCTTTCGGTGGTAGTTATTTCATAGAACGATTGACCCAGGACTTAGTCGATAAAGCTCGGATGATAATCGAGGAGGTCGAAGGTTTTGGTGGCATGGTCAAGGCTATTTCGACAGGTATGCCCAAACTGCGGATTGAAGCGGCAGCAGCAAGGAAACAAGCTAGGATTGATAGTGGTACCGATGTCATCGTAGGCGTAAACAAGTTCCAGCGTGATCTGAGTACTGA includes:
- the scpA gene encoding methylmalonyl-CoA mutase produces the protein MAEKYKTGAKNLSDWTSQASKEVGVDVATIKASNTPAGIEIKKLYTEADLKGVEHLDTLPGFAPFTRGPRATMYTVHPWTLRQYAGFSTAEESNAFYRKNLAAGQKGLSVAFDLATHRGYDSDHPRVVGDVGKAGVAIDSVEDMKILFDGIPLGDMSVSMTMNGAVLPVMAAYIVAAEEQGVHQADLKGTIQNDILKEYMVRNTYIYPPEPSIRIVADIIEYTSKSMPKFNSISISGYHMQEAGADSALELAFTLADGIEYVRTALARGLSVDQFAPRLSFFFGTGMNFFMEIAKLRAARTLWHELMLQFQPKDPRSSILRTHCQTSGYSLTEQDPYNNIIRTTVEAMAAVLGGTQSLHTNAFDEAIALPSAFSAHLARNTQLILQHETDLTTTVDPFGGSYFIERLTQDLVDKARMIIEEVEGFGGMVKAISTGMPKLRIEAAAARKQARIDSGTDVIVGVNKFQRDLSTDDENFDVLVVDNAAVRERQLARLAKIKRERNQAKVDQALDGLRLAARDPEQNLLAFAIEAIRVRATVGEISEALADVYGRYRAINQTVSAVYLSAYADKNEGAVVLAEVKTLVETFIEREGRRPRILIVKLGQDGHDRGAKVIATGLADLGFDVDIGPLFQTPEEAAKQAIECDAHVVGISSQAAGHRTLVPQLITALNAADASEIRVVVGGVIPQQDYEFLKKSGVMDIFGPGSPIPECARTIVKSLLKQP
- the rplT gene encoding 50S ribosomal protein L20; amino-acid sequence: MTRAKRGFKARRRRKKILALASGFRGSRKNRFRTAIHVVRRALKFSYRDRRARKGDFRQLWIVRINAAARAAGMKYSEFMFGLKKRGITLDRSVLAELALHDETAFSKLVQEAKTALAK